One part of the Rhodopirellula bahusiensis genome encodes these proteins:
- the panD gene encoding aspartate 1-decarboxylase, whose translation MDTPYRKMLAAKIHRATVTGADVNYEGSLTVPPELLVAAKIHPYESLHVWNVTRGTRLETYAIEGLPNSSDVCANGAAAHLIRPGDHVILAAYAMVPEAEAATHQPRLIFVDDNNQLSHIGPEIAGPNMRLDSDGTKLVCSNTKKPDGQPLAEGC comes from the coding sequence GTGGACACACCTTATCGAAAAATGCTGGCGGCCAAGATTCATCGTGCGACGGTGACGGGCGCAGACGTGAACTACGAAGGCAGCCTGACCGTTCCGCCGGAATTGTTGGTTGCTGCCAAAATCCATCCGTACGAGTCTCTCCATGTTTGGAACGTGACTCGCGGCACCCGCTTGGAAACGTACGCCATTGAAGGCTTGCCGAATTCCAGCGACGTGTGTGCCAACGGCGCAGCCGCTCACCTAATTCGCCCCGGCGACCATGTGATTTTGGCTGCCTACGCGATGGTGCCCGAAGCCGAAGCCGCGACTCATCAACCTCGCTTGATCTTCGTCGACGACAACAATCAGCTGTCACACATCGGCCCCGAGATCGCTGGTCCGAACATGCGTTTGGATTCAGACGGAACCAAACTGGTCTGCTCCAACACAAAGAAGCCTGACGGACAACCGCTCGCTGAAGGTTGCTAG
- a CDS encoding response regulator, translating into MAKTLVDCGNCGPDFNAIRQMVTSHFDASVLQTHGAEDTIELLKKRDVDLVTVNRKLDRDYTDGLDVIKQIKSDPDLAKVPVMLVTNYDEHQEVAMSEGAERGFGKLEIGSDKTIEQLKPYLVD; encoded by the coding sequence ATGGCGAAAACCCTAGTCGACTGCGGCAATTGCGGTCCCGATTTCAATGCCATACGTCAAATGGTGACCTCACACTTTGACGCTTCGGTGTTGCAGACCCACGGTGCCGAAGACACGATTGAGTTGTTGAAGAAACGCGACGTGGATCTCGTGACCGTCAACCGAAAACTCGATCGCGACTACACGGATGGATTGGACGTGATCAAGCAAATCAAATCCGACCCCGATCTCGCCAAAGTGCCTGTCATGTTGGTGACCAACTACGATGAGCATCAGGAAGTGGCCATGAGCGAAGGTGCCGAACGCGGATTTGGAAAACTGGAAATTGGTTCGGACAAAACAATCGAACAACTGAAGCCCTACCTGGTGGACTGA